A segment of the Trifolium pratense cultivar HEN17-A07 linkage group LG7, ARS_RC_1.1, whole genome shotgun sequence genome:
attggtggtttggtttgattttagatgacaaataaaaaaaattcaacccgatccaattttatgcggtttaatttgaatcggtttttggatatccaaatcataatttatttttggtacatagacgaaatgacaaagtaattcgaaactcacacacacaaagtgaagtgatcggggttcgaatcccggtcATGACATCCGACCtgacaatttcgacatttctgccAGTTGATGTAGGATTTATggacaaattataatttttttattaaatattaatattatcaaaTAATAGTTTGATCTTTTTGacgaaataaaaattaagttatatattatattaaaaataactaatattttggaatgaaaaatatcaattaaatttcaaacatatcaaaatattaaattttcgaatattaaattctaaatttcaaatattaagttttcgatttttttggatcagtttacaatttttatttggattggtttgaatttgaatatcCTAACAGCAGAGCAGCAAATGTAGAGTTTGGGGAAATTTTCTAATTAGGAGAAGTTGAGGTGAGTGAAAATTGTGTTAGACAATTAATtgggaaaaagaaaatgaaggaTTGCAAAGTGTTTTTTGctggattttaaaaaaaaaggaagacgAAGGGTTAACCAAAAggttcttcatttttttttttatttgttagaaataaaaaaaatggaaatggaaGAGTTGCATGGTTTAAGCGGCAATTCTTAGGAGCATAAATAGGAGAAACTGAAGACTTAATGAGTTGGGCGGCAATGATATTAGTTTAGGCGGCaacatgttttttgttttaatatattaaggattcattcatttcaatattttgcctgtactttttttttgtttgttgagcAAAAATTTGAATGAAGGGGTGTTGGTGAATCTTCGACGGAATTAGCCACATTTTCGCATGAAAATTGATCCATAGTTGTCACCAGAAGCTCCTATGAAATGTTAACGCTACAATGGTGGGTATGGAGGTTTGAGGAGCAGAGAAGGGGAAGAAGACATATAATAATGTGTTTATGTATACCGTGTATATGTATACCGTGTATAATAAGATGTATGATTTTGATTAATCTTGTGGCTCTTAATTGATATCGAAAGTGGTCCAGtggtgagggacttaattgaaCCACCCTCATGCTTGAAACTACTAGCATCTATGGTGAGGGATCAACTAAGCCTTTCAACGGTATACCATTCATTTTCACCATTAACATATACGATTTCATTGGACCTTAGCACACCGGATGGATCTGGTGTTTCCTCTCCAAACTGACAAAAGAATTATTTTTGTCACCCTACTAATTTTCAGGCACCCTacaaatttaccaaaataccctTGTCTGCTActttcgctacttaagtagcggattctACGTAGGAGGgtgttttttcctcaaaaatctcatttttataacatccgctacttaagtagcggacataatcctctacttaagtaacagacgttattaaaatgagaaatttttatgttaaggggtgttttttttcttctcaaacttcacatttttataacgtccgctatttaagtagaggattatgtccgctacttaagtagaaaaCTAGTAAAAATCATGGTAGgatttttttcctcaaaatttcttgtttttataacatccgctaggTAAGTAACGAAAGggtaaaatgaaaaacaagtAGGACGCATGAGTAACTGGTAGATGGCAAAAATAATTCTCAATTGATAAAAACCAATAAATTGTAAGAATATAAGGAGTTGTGACTTTGGTAAATCGATTTTGCCTTCATTAATTCATTTACTTTATTCATTTACTTTTATGAAGGTACTATTTGTTAGCAACCAACATCTTTTGAATTGGACAAAATGCCCAAATTTACCATTTGATAAAATTGAAGTCACTAGGGtataattgaaaatttgaaattgaaatttaattattcattaaaaGGGAAATAGGAAATTAGAACTTTCATGaataattaaatttcaaatttcacaaaaatttaGCCCTCCTATTAGCCTGATGCTCAATTACTTACTGAAAGATTTGATTTGACACTATTTTCACATGAGATGAAACTTTACCAAGTAAACATCATAGATTCATAATGAACTTGTTAATGAAGTTAACACAATAAATATCTTTTTATACTTAAGGGTCAAAGAGATAAAGCCaagtaaaatttttaaaatgttaacaAAGTGTCATCAACTTGTATAAACTGTTAGTCATGTAACTAACTTATTACTGcaacaggaaaaaaaatattgacaaaccaaaatattatattaaccataatgaaatgaataaaaatgctagtacttaaaaaaatcATAGTTAACTTCTTAGTATTTGAGTCCTTTGGCAACCTCAAAAAAATGTGCTACATTCTCCTCAGGTGTACCTACTACAATGCCATGACCAAGATTCAAGATGTGTTTTCCTCTACCAGCTTTTCTCACAGTATCATTTATCCTATCAGTGATTAactcttttgaaccaaaaagAACACCAGGATCAACGTTACCTTGGATAGCTATATTTGGTCCTAATCTCCTTCTACCATCAGCCATATCAACCGTCCAATCCAAACTAACTACATCCACACCGGTTAAAGCTATTCTCTCAAGAAGGCCTCCTGATCCACTTGCATAGAGGATAAGAGGGAGTTCTGGATGGCTTTTCTTTACAGTGTCAATAATCTGCTTCAAGTACGGTAAACTAAATTGCTCAAAATCCACTGGACTAAGCTCTGTTGCCCATGAATCGAATATCTGAACAGCTTGAGCTCCGTTGTCAGCTTGGTATTGTATGTATCTTGCCATTGATGTTGTGAATTTCTGCAGTAATGAGTGGAGGATCTGTGGACAAATCACAGTTCAATAAGTAAATGAGTGTGATAATTTGATGAAATAAGGATGCAGAACTTGTTCGGAAAGTTGAGAACACTGCAGCATAAATATAATACTAAAAAACTACATGATAATACAGATATGAAGGTACTGGTAAACATGAATCATGCGGACCATTTTTAAACATAGGATCAATAACTCAAGCTTCATCATCAATGTAACAGCCCCATCGtaatacacaaaattaaaaagaacaaaaaacaaacaaattatagcTTTTATTCGGATGCTACTCAAATAGTTTCTCCAAATAATCACAAATCTGATTTCTTTTCATCTTCAGACTTTttccaaacaaacaaacatgttacaaactttaaatttaaaaataaaagtgactTTTTCTAGGGGAAAATAGCTTAAACAGGCCCACTCTAAATGACCAATTTAAGGATTCATTGGTTATTGTGTGGACTGGCAAAACATTCCAGGTTTTGACTGCTGAATCTTTAAACATAAGCACATCATAAATTTACATGGTGACAAGTTTATTGTGTCTAAGAGACAGAGTAAGATGGTAGAAGATTACCTTGGGTTCAGAGAAAGCCAGTCTCTTTATTTTTGAGAAGTGTTTTGATGAACCACCTTCAACCACATACGATGCCAGGGTGAATGGAGCCCCAACAAAACCAAGGACTGCAGCCTTATTATCCACCTGTAATCAGTactttataatttaattaaaaaaattaaatcataggGGAATTATTATACATTAATTCAGTCACAGAGAATAACAGAGAAGCAACAACTATATGAAATTTAGATTAGATAATTAGAGTCTCCAAGTAACTTATATTTAATACAAGGAAGTGTTTTAATAGGATCAGGGCATACAAATGGATTCAATCATTCATATTATCTTGATAGTCACCAGCAGGGCAAACAGTTTAATAGCATAGACAGTTCTGTGAGTTTTCAAGATTAAATGCTTCCTCATGAGTCAGTAACCAAATGAACCGTGCTTTCAATCATTTGTTCGTTCACCCAATGTCATTACATCCCTCTCACAACCACAAACGTCCAAAAAATGCACAGTGCTTTTTTAACTCAAATAAATCTAAACAACTTGCAGCCTTATGGTATTTGGCACAACAGAGGTTTTACTTTTATTCAGCAATAAAAATAAGTGTGGATTGAAATGATAAAACAAGGATGCAAAGGTAGAATATAGGATACTCGGACCTCTTTCCTCAAAATTGTCAGTGCTTCACCGACATATGGAACTGAGTCTTCAGGAATAAACTCCCTCACTTCATCAACTTGGCTTGCCGAGTGAACAGGGTCAAATATGACAGGACCCTTACCTTTCACAATATCGAACGGGATATTCATTCCAGAAAGTGGGGTAAGAATGTCTGAGAATAAAATCACCTGTTACAGAATCAGTATCAAGTAAATTAGCATCAACAACATAACCAGAACCACGTCACAAGAAGTAGGTTAATAAAAATACTTCACagagcataaaaaaaataatgagtgtTAGAGAGTTACGTTACCCCATCAGGCTTGAAAACCTTCCATGGTTGCAATGAAATTTCTACCACGAGATCAACGTTTTCAGACCTTTCACGGAATGAAGGATATTTCTCGCAGATTACTTGGTAACTCTGGTTAATAATAAAGTTCAAAAATCAGATCTCCTTtcattataagaagaaaaaaaacagctCACCAAACATATTCATGAAGGATAAGATAAGTATAGGAAACCAAAGAATGTGACAATTCAGACAAATACTTGCTCTGACTTCAGTTTGAAAAActttagaaaaatttcaattatgGAGATAAGTTGtagaaaaagtgaaaaatgaaAGGGTTAAACACAATTATCAGCTAATACCAAATGCAACTTGTTTTTAAGAAACCAATACATTCCCACTGCACATGTTAAGCAGAGTCAATTCAGTATTTCATTTTGGTTTGAAAGGTAAGTAATTTCAGAACAGTAACGGCTTAACCCTGCAGCATATAGCATAAGCAATTACCAATATAATCTGTAATGACTAATGAATAATCTATTTGTATTGCAcatgataaaataaagtcaaagtgTGTTTTCGTAtaaaatatgaatgaatgaGATAAattaagtcaatccaaacaagcgCAAATATGAATGTTATTAAATGAGAAATACATAACTGAAGcaaaagaataaaatgaataaaCCTGCCTTCATGTACCTCCCAGCTTGTCTCATAAGCCAAACTGGAGGTCTTTCAACATCCAACCCACGAACAGCATTAAGCAAAAGCGGTTCAGTAGCATTTGTTGCTTTTGGTTCAGCAACAGCTCCTACACAAAATTGAGATacataagaagaagaagaaaatgaaattgaagaaaagGGGAAGATAAAACCCtaactaatattaatattattatgcatacatacatacatacctGGAAGGGAACATGAAATGGATTTGGAGGGGAAAAGGAGATTGGATTGGTTTTTTCTGGGTAAGATGGAGGTGAAGGAAGTGCTGACTACACCACCGGataacatgtttgaattcaATTTGGGTTTGGATTTTGCTCGCAGTGTTTTCTCTCTTTGGGTTTGAGCTTTGTTACGGTACGGGGAGAAGCATGGGAAGGATAAGGGAATCTAACAACCAATCACTGACAAGACTTTCTTCCAATCACAATCTACTTGACCATTCTTTGTGGGCACTCACTTCTGCCATGTCACCACAACTTCCTTCAATTCTCAATTGCGATTGggaacttgatagggaggatcacggttcaaTCCCCGCAACTGTGATTGGAAAGGGACTGGAACCACTTTATTTCAGAACCgacccccgaatcagattaaacatGTTTCATCAACTCTATTagttttgcattttattttattttttatataaggaAGGAAtactattattgtttatttagcaaaaaaaaaggtattagACTATATATTTTCCAATGGaactttaattttagtatttgcttatagtatatttatttatttaatttttggttgTATAactagaaaataatttatttttttctttcacgtTTGGTTAGTATCGAATTCCGccctctacatatataatacaatattcaTGTCAAATGATTTAAGCTCACGTGACATTTTTTAGAACTTATTactagtgataaaaggtgtttATGGCCTCATTCTCATTGTCTCATTAATCCACCGTTCTAAACTAATCATTATTAAAGCCACTAggattggtctagtggtgaggggttttggtagtatgttgtaggtcctaggttcgatctccagctcattgtaaaccaaaaaataaataaactaatcaTTATTAAGATTCCGTTTGACCTAACTTATTTCAAACTTTTTTCCCTAGACCAAACAGTTTTTTAAGAAgttcttgataaaaaaaaagttacttaatttttatgaataaaatacATAGGTAAATATCtataaggtgaattttctagctgactactttaaaaaaaaataggtaaatgacttttgtatttatatttatttatttatttttacctttTTGTTTATAAGCCAGTGGATTAATCTGACGGAAGAGAAGATACCATTTGTTTCATTTCCTTCCAAAAACTATTTCCTCCCTCATTATTATGGTATGTTTGGTTGTGAGAAGaaattgagaagagagaaagaggtTAGAGAGAgtatgagaagagagaaaaagatgagaaatatGATAGATTTGAAGTGTTGATTTGTTTAAAAGAAAGACGAGAGaaatagaagagagagaaatagaagagagagaaatgtgtttaatttataaaaagacaaaaatattcttatagttaaaaatttatttattttatttgtataaaactTCTTAGAAGAATATTAATACACAtcctccaaaaaaaaatattaatacaaaattatattttttttaagcaaacatACTTAGTGcatttcatttaattataataatagttttaatACAAAGTggacaataataaaaaatttggagACTAGCATTAAAACGAGTTGTCAGCGCAAGATCTGGAGCTACTCGGTTGACTTGTCTCATAACATAATTGACCTTATAGTTTTGACTCATTTAATAATCTACGACACGACTCAATAATAACATCAAGCTCGGTGTTATTTCTAGACTTCTTATTTATAACTTGTACCACTTGGAGGCAATCGGTTTCAATTTGAACATTTGACATATTAGCATATTGTAACCATTGAAGTGCTTCCAAAACACCCAGTGCTTCTGCCTCTGCTATCTCCGATATAGTGACAGATGAGGATTACTCTGATCTAGAGTATCATTCATGGTTATGATGATATAGTGTAAAATGTTATTTATCTGGTTATAAATCTCTTAATCTTAAAAATAAACTTCTTATCTTTCAATTTTACACCGTATGCAACCTTATTAGTTCCTCTACATCATCTCAACGGTGAGATTTGTAAAGAAGGTGATGCATGTTGTATATTTTAACTAACAATAATGCTAAATGGTACGACTAAAAATTTTGTGCAAATCACGCGAATGGCATATAAGTGCTTGTTGATTGGCTAAATAGCATTACTCGTGTCGTGATCATTTGTACATGGAATTTATTAAGGATTTGTTTTGGATATAAATGCGATTGAACATTCAATAGTGGTGGTGAGCAGCTTCATCTGCAACAGGCATGATAGCCGATCAACAAGCACTTATATGCCTATTAATTCAAatatctttattaaaaatataacactaataattttcatttaaaataatatttatgtattttgttttaagtattatttgagtaatttgatttaaagaaatttggtttaaaattttatgatgaaatttggtttaattaattcaaatatctttattgaagatttttttttttttgtaatgattGGTTAGAGAAGATTCAATTGAATGCCACATAAACAACCTCTttaattgaagtttttttttttttttcaataggtTAGATAAAATTCAATTGAATATGCCACCTAAGCAATTCTATCAAGAATGCCCGAAAACTCCGTGGAAATTTCGTAATGTATATAATAgagatttgaaaaatatttctcAGATTctctataaaataaattacttctattattagatatatatttgaatattttttaacataatctttttacaatattttcttTATGAATATGGCAAgatgtttgtcaaaaatatatataatatggtaAGACAATTAAGTAGGCAAGACAAAACAACACAAGTAGAATTCTTGTTTTGGAAGAGACCTCGTCATTctgaaaaagaaataataagttCGTCAAATATGACCTCAAAGGTTGAACGAAGAGTTGGTGGTGGTGAATTGAAATTGACATATAGTTTGAATGTGAGTACACGTGATTTAAGTGTTTGTTTTGCATGTAAAAGTAACATACATGGTAAAACCATATACATGTACAGGTACGAGCTAATTATTGATTTCTATTTGATTAGAACTATTATATTCTTTGAGAGATTTATTTGTTGATTGCAATTGTTATTTGTTCTTTCTCTTTATTCTTATTTGAATTCGCAACATCTTGCAATTTTATTTTCCGCAATTCCTTCTAGGcaccttttaatttaattattatgaactcttattttttttgttgaattaatTATTATGAACTTTATTACCCAATTCTAGTCgatgttttttaatttagtgATTACATTATCTAATGAATGTAAAGTAAAAGTTTGATTCTTATTTTACACCGGTGTGAGTtcaatttactttattttatttatgaaggTGAGTGAATATTAtgttgttgatgacttgatgcgaaaaaaaaaaaaccaacacaTGACCTAATAATTTAGTTAAAATTTGATGCctaagttttgaattttttgtgcttcatttgataaaagtataatattttcaaataattagaGGTTCAATTGctaaaaatataatgtaaaataattagagctcaactatatatatatatatattgacaaaTACACACATTCAATGACTAAATTTTTAAGCTTAGAATCTaattccaaaatatttaaaacgcCCTTctattgaaatttttaattttttttctttttcaggaGCAATGGTTACTGCACAGAGCGATGTCGTACACGACAAATGATCTATGATGAGCAAATAGAAATAGAGAAATCTATGAAGAGTCCAGTTATCTCAACTTAATATACGTCTCAAAAATCTCAAATCGCCAGAGCAAAAAATCCATCTTACCTTGCTAACATCTAATAATTCCTATATTACtttatcaaatatgttttatatATGATCCCTTAATCATGCTTCATCAACTCTATTagttttgcattttattttattttttatataaggaAGGAAtactattattgtttatttagcAAAAAAAGGTATTAGACTATATATTTTCCAATGGAACTTTAATTTCAGTATttgcatataatatatttatttatttaatttttggttgTATAActagaaaataataaatttttttctttcacatttgGTTAGTATCGTTGTGAGTCTTTTATATctttttagaatatttttttatcagtaaTCTGGTGATTACAAATTCTACTTGTGATGACTGAAGGTTTGAATTCCggccccctgcatatataatacaatatttcTGTCAACTGATCTAAGCTCACATGACATTTTTTAGAACTTATTactagtgataaaaggtgtttATGGCCTCATTCTCATTGTCTCATTAATCCACCGTTCTAAACTAATCATTATTAAGGTttcgtttgacctaacttatTTCAAACTTTTTTCCTCAGACCAAAAAGTTTTTTAAGAAgttcttgataaaaaaaagttacttaatttttatgaatataaTACATAGGTAAAATAGGTAAATgacttttgtatttatatttatttatttaattttacctTTTTGTTTATAAGCCAATGGATTAATCTGACGGAAGAGAAGATACCATTTGTTTCATTTCCTTCCAAAAACTATTTCCTCCCTCATTATTATGGTATGTTTAGTTGTGAGAAGaaattgagaagagagaaagaggtGAGAGAGAgtatgagaagagagaaaaagatgagaaatatGTTAGATTTGAAGTGTTAATTTGTTTAAAAGAAAGACGAGAGaaatagaagagagagaaatgtgtttaatttataaaaagacaaaaatattcttatagttaaaaattaatttattttatttgtataaaactTCTTAGAAGAATATTAATACACAtcctccaaaaaaatattaatacaaaattatatttttttttaagcaaacaaACTTAGTGcatttcatttaattataataatagttttaatACAAAGTggacaataataaaaaatttggagACTAACATTAAAACGAGTTGTCAGCGCAAGATCTGGAGCTACTCGGTTGACTTGTCTCATAACATAATTGACCTTATAGTTTTGACTCATTTAATAATCTACGACACGACTCAATAATAACATCAAGATCGGTGTTATTTCTAGACTTCTTATTTATAGCTTGTAGCACTTGGAGGCAATCAGTTTCAATTTGAACATTTGACATATTAGCATATTGTAACCATTGAAGTGCTTCCAGAACACCCATTGTTTCCACCTCTGCTATCTCCGATTTTTTTGACATtctatattgtttattaattatacTATACAATtactgaaaaataaattatagacaaaattacattacaagtcctttatcttatttttttataacagtttggtcctttatcctttttttgtaacaatttggtcctttatcttttttttgtaacactttggtccttatgttatttatttataaaaaataaaggaccaacgtgttacaaataacaaaagataaaggaccaaactgttacaaaaaaggggactaaagtgttacaaataaaaaacataaaggactaaagtgttacaaataaaagataaaggaccaaagtgttacaaaaaaaagataaaggaccaaaatgttacaaaaaaataagataaaggacttgtagtgtaattttgcctaaattaTACTATAcagttttcttttttaagtaaAGCACCAGTTAAAAgactcgtgcattcgcacgggtccattgacttttattcgatatttaagtttgtcgtTATATTAAggttgaaaatttatttagaattaaatatttaaaaaattgttatataatattgttaaaattagctcaattggtagttgGAATGAATTGAACACGtatttgaaccccagggtacgtggttcgattcccacgaaaggcaaaaactccactagagaggggagTGGAGAAGGTCGTGAGGTAAAGCACCGGGATCACGATGATGGGGCCCGGGGGCTGTTacaacttgcaacgtggttaaaagtaataaggataaattaggaCCTTTGgtagtaatcgattttaatatattaataatagatATGACAAAT
Coding sequences within it:
- the LOC123894860 gene encoding uroporphyrinogen decarboxylase; the encoded protein is MLSGGVVSTSFTSILPRKNQSNLLFPSKSISCSLPGAVAEPKATNATEPLLLNAVRGLDVERPPVWLMRQAGRYMKSYQVICEKYPSFRERSENVDLVVEISLQPWKVFKPDGVILFSDILTPLSGMNIPFDIVKGKGPVIFDPVHSASQVDEVREFIPEDSVPYVGEALTILRKEVDNKAAVLGFVGAPFTLASYVVEGGSSKHFSKIKRLAFSEPKILHSLLQKFTTSMARYIQYQADNGAQAVQIFDSWATELSPVDFEQFSLPYLKQIIDTVKKSHPELPLILYASGSGGLLERIALTGVDVVSLDWTVDMADGRRRLGPNIAIQGNVDPGVLFGSKELITDRINDTVRKAGRGKHILNLGHGIVVGTPEENVAHFFEVAKGLKY